From Acidipropionibacterium acidipropionici, one genomic window encodes:
- a CDS encoding phospholipase D family protein, whose amino-acid sequence MPEREDVLNPTSRLLLSDALRPPRGYELDLGVGTTYSLNLDALLLIPFILSSGPADGDAEAHPTRMLASLRRFADRLTVFAQAGNIQAPRTYRPFHTFLEDAVVQVTATHEGRIFHPKIWALRFTAPGRQARHRLVCSSRNITTETMWDTILSCDEAASGSDVVIDAAPLVDFLRTLLTLPGADALTPGHRNQVNSLIGSLSAIGGFEVPEPFEGGRLVPLGLPGADLEAQWPIPHGERSWGVISPFLDPGTLQRLPRSGSPHILISRPDTLDRLAGTIDGLRRRPDLKVMSSWTQAADDDETSAVESREGLHAKVLAWWEHYRGHILLGSANCTSAAFGGNIEFGVELWAGLRQKHGWIPGVLGEASGLADVLEDYRPDASDVDEEEAEQQALHRQVELALAQVALACPRLRVSAVAGAAEPAFQLALEAAAAALSALDRPGWTSTVRPLSIPQEGAVQISGDVEPGWTLTEYARVTPWLVLEVDAEAGDATSHLARVVKADLVLDPGLPADREELVMRSVLSDPGRILAYLGMLIGGDETVLPEAGGALTTTHIGEGPAEATAAPIAEMLEPLLHLAHSDRAQLTRVGRDIDVLLAQSPQAPELQELRTLWDAFAPLTESAGHEGEDRHG is encoded by the coding sequence ATGCCTGAACGCGAGGACGTCCTCAACCCAACGAGCCGACTCCTGCTATCCGACGCGCTGCGCCCGCCGCGCGGCTACGAATTGGATCTCGGCGTCGGGACGACATACTCCCTCAACCTCGACGCCCTCCTGCTCATCCCGTTCATCCTGTCCTCGGGCCCGGCCGACGGCGATGCCGAGGCGCACCCGACGCGCATGCTGGCCTCGCTGCGCCGGTTCGCCGACCGTCTCACGGTCTTCGCCCAGGCGGGCAACATCCAGGCGCCGAGGACCTACCGGCCCTTCCACACATTCCTGGAGGACGCCGTCGTCCAGGTCACCGCCACCCATGAGGGCCGCATCTTCCACCCCAAGATCTGGGCGCTGCGATTCACCGCTCCCGGTCGCCAGGCCCGGCACCGGCTCGTGTGCTCATCGCGCAACATCACCACCGAGACCATGTGGGACACCATCCTCAGCTGTGACGAGGCCGCATCCGGATCTGACGTTGTCATCGATGCCGCTCCGCTGGTGGACTTCCTGCGCACCCTCCTCACCCTGCCCGGCGCCGATGCGCTCACCCCCGGACACCGGAACCAAGTGAACAGCCTCATCGGCTCGCTGTCGGCGATCGGTGGCTTCGAAGTCCCGGAACCCTTCGAAGGTGGCCGCCTCGTCCCTCTCGGGCTTCCCGGTGCGGACCTGGAGGCCCAGTGGCCCATCCCTCACGGGGAACGTTCCTGGGGCGTCATCTCACCCTTCCTGGACCCCGGCACTCTCCAACGTCTTCCACGATCAGGCAGTCCTCACATCCTGATCTCCCGGCCCGACACCCTCGACCGGTTGGCCGGGACGATCGATGGGCTCCGCCGCAGGCCCGACCTCAAAGTGATGAGCAGCTGGACCCAGGCGGCCGACGATGACGAGACATCGGCAGTCGAGTCCCGCGAGGGGCTGCACGCCAAAGTGTTGGCGTGGTGGGAGCACTACCGCGGCCACATCCTCCTCGGTTCGGCCAACTGCACCTCGGCCGCTTTCGGCGGCAATATCGAGTTCGGCGTCGAACTGTGGGCCGGCCTGCGCCAGAAGCACGGATGGATTCCCGGCGTTCTGGGCGAGGCCTCCGGCCTGGCCGACGTCCTGGAGGACTACCGTCCCGATGCCAGCGACGTCGACGAGGAGGAGGCCGAGCAACAGGCTTTGCACCGCCAGGTCGAACTGGCCCTGGCACAGGTCGCCCTGGCCTGCCCGAGGCTGCGCGTCAGCGCGGTCGCCGGGGCGGCGGAACCCGCGTTCCAGCTGGCTCTGGAGGCGGCCGCCGCGGCCTTGTCCGCGCTGGACCGGCCGGGCTGGACGTCGACGGTGCGCCCGCTCAGCATCCCCCAGGAGGGTGCGGTGCAGATCTCGGGCGATGTTGAACCGGGCTGGACCCTCACCGAGTACGCGCGTGTCACACCCTGGCTCGTTCTGGAGGTCGACGCCGAAGCCGGCGACGCGACCTCCCATCTCGCCCGGGTTGTCAAGGCCGATCTGGTGCTGGATCCCGGTCTTCCCGCCGATCGGGAGGAACTTGTGATGCGTTCGGTTCTGTCCGATCCGGGCCGGATCCTGGCCTACCTGGGCATGTTGATCGGAGGTGACGAGACGGTTCTGCCCGAGGCAGGTGGCGCCCTCACAACCACGCACATCGGTGAGGGACCGGCAGAAGCCACGGCTGCGCCGATCGCGGAGATGCTGGAGCCCCTGCTCCATCTGGCCCATTCCGATCGGGCGCAACTGACCCGCGTGGGACGCGATATCGACGTCCTGTTGGCGCAGAGCCCGCAGGCGCCCGAGCTTCAGGAGTTGCGCACTTTGTGGGACGCGTTCGCCCCGCTCACGGAGTCGGCAGGTCACGAGGGGGAGGACCGGCATGGATGA
- a CDS encoding helicase-related protein yields the protein MDDADWQIDVEAELEPLKDFQRRTVENAFNRLYGDADPVDSFLVADEVGLGKTLVARGVIARAVDHVLRIEGRSQARILYICSNAQIARQNLPKLTLGPRTARAEQSATRLTLMPAAPSSQRLTFTAFTPGTSISFGDPLGHADERVRLYLLLKHAGIVDDSTAESREAWRQFLRGWSGLESFSHQISSAQDRRMWDSPDEHRLAEALRRDLDEGVGFGAVIGTGDPGRRLTTSRLIGIVDEFRGVDIEPDGDLSNRRTEAVAVLRRRLAWLVAASFRPDLVVLDEFQRFKDLLPDPAADDARRDDVEFSRKLMAIMLGRLEGDGRPSRMLLLSATPYRMYTQGRDAEGDEHYDDFIATVRALADGRTTTPSGHSHADSVEKGLATVRRAMRSHDLERARQGRDLVQDELRRIMSRTERLAATPDRDGMLTTVNTPAGPLTAADVADYVSLRAVARCVGSYDPLELWRSAPHTLAMMDERTRYDMEKRIHRILRPDTQGEVDDRAIADVAAALALPGQHRVAAPVYDDASDSSNDDAGDGAQGDADSLTGLARMRIDAGNPKMRTLMRDLWGDSGAEDDGTPESWRMIWVPPAMPRRRLSGPYRGAGRFSKRLVFSQWAVAPKSISILVSNRSQSLARDAARSVRGDSWQPLRYPLRPGVRKESGSLSKVWTWGMAYPSWVLAELGDVTGYTRRTGQSLPVDPDEQRRDVAERLRPRLAELAERFGEGRGAVDARWYGVAGVLLDRLAATVSGAPWVGPARLGLVGSLPGNSEGIHAHLEALDDPGTLGAQPDDLADRLAQLALAAPGVCALRALAGVESGDSSEQWSDALRWKPVRSGALRIGWAMLRLFDRAEIQAAIWAGFQVDHGRRLAEEDPESRSQAYLRAALDQCLAGDLDAVFSEYLHQIGEAVGMFESGRGTDAMTRVVDEVVSALTIKTANQQLRPLTVQDGRVMEAEPEKMPCRFALRYGDAAATDQAENRSEMVRTAFNSPFWPFALATTSAGQEGIDFHRYCRCVVHWNLPSNPVDLEQREGRVHRYKCLAVRQNVASTWGPDVRVWQSHDPWKTVFRIAEEAVASSGAGDEMRPLWVWSPDSGDGVRIERRVLPLPLSREQGQYRRLVRMLGSYRMAFGQPRQEELLAVLGPDADDADLARAAMIDLTPNDPAASTGPWPPERPGREGRSSGRPRPVSPPGR from the coding sequence ATGGATGACGCTGACTGGCAGATCGACGTCGAGGCCGAACTCGAACCGCTCAAGGATTTCCAGCGCCGGACCGTCGAGAACGCATTCAATCGGCTGTACGGCGACGCCGACCCGGTCGACTCCTTCCTCGTCGCCGATGAGGTCGGGCTGGGCAAGACCCTGGTCGCCCGCGGCGTCATCGCCCGCGCCGTCGACCACGTTCTGCGGATTGAGGGCCGCTCCCAGGCCCGCATCCTTTACATCTGTTCGAATGCCCAGATCGCCCGACAGAACCTGCCCAAACTCACGTTGGGCCCGAGAACCGCCCGCGCGGAACAGTCGGCGACGCGCCTCACGCTGATGCCCGCCGCCCCGTCCTCGCAGCGTCTCACCTTCACCGCCTTCACCCCGGGCACCTCCATCAGCTTCGGCGATCCGCTGGGACACGCCGACGAACGAGTCCGCCTCTACCTGCTGCTGAAACATGCCGGGATCGTCGACGACAGCACTGCAGAGTCGCGGGAGGCCTGGAGACAGTTCCTACGAGGGTGGTCGGGCCTCGAAAGCTTCTCGCACCAGATCAGCAGTGCGCAGGACAGGAGGATGTGGGACAGTCCGGACGAGCACCGCCTGGCCGAGGCTCTGCGCCGCGACCTCGATGAGGGAGTTGGGTTCGGGGCGGTGATCGGAACCGGTGATCCCGGACGGCGGCTGACGACGTCGCGCCTCATCGGGATCGTCGATGAGTTCCGTGGCGTGGACATTGAGCCGGACGGGGACCTGTCGAACAGGCGTACTGAGGCAGTCGCCGTCCTCCGGCGCCGTCTGGCCTGGCTCGTCGCCGCGTCATTCCGCCCGGATCTGGTGGTCCTCGATGAGTTCCAGCGGTTCAAGGACCTGTTGCCCGACCCCGCTGCCGATGACGCGCGCCGGGATGACGTGGAGTTCAGCCGCAAGTTGATGGCGATCATGCTCGGGCGGCTGGAGGGAGACGGGCGCCCGTCCAGGATGCTGCTCCTGTCGGCCACGCCCTACCGGATGTACACCCAGGGCCGTGACGCCGAGGGCGACGAGCACTACGACGACTTCATCGCAACGGTCCGTGCCCTGGCAGATGGGAGGACGACGACGCCGTCCGGCCATTCTCATGCCGACTCGGTGGAGAAGGGCCTGGCAACTGTCCGTCGGGCCATGCGGTCTCATGATCTCGAACGTGCCCGGCAGGGGCGAGACCTGGTTCAGGACGAGCTGCGACGGATCATGTCACGGACCGAGCGGCTGGCCGCCACCCCGGATCGCGACGGCATGCTCACAACGGTGAACACTCCGGCCGGGCCACTGACGGCAGCAGATGTGGCCGACTACGTCTCCCTTCGGGCGGTGGCCCGCTGCGTGGGCTCCTACGACCCGTTGGAACTGTGGCGGTCCGCGCCCCACACGTTGGCGATGATGGACGAGCGCACCCGCTACGACATGGAGAAGCGGATCCACCGCATCCTTCGACCTGACACGCAAGGCGAGGTGGATGATCGAGCCATCGCCGACGTCGCCGCAGCGCTGGCGCTACCCGGGCAGCATCGGGTGGCAGCACCGGTGTACGACGACGCCTCCGATTCCTCGAACGATGACGCCGGTGACGGGGCGCAGGGCGATGCGGACTCCCTCACAGGGTTGGCCCGGATGAGAATTGATGCCGGGAATCCGAAGATGCGCACGCTGATGAGGGACCTGTGGGGAGACTCTGGCGCGGAAGACGACGGCACCCCCGAGTCGTGGCGGATGATCTGGGTACCTCCCGCGATGCCTCGTCGCCGTCTGTCCGGCCCCTACCGGGGGGCCGGGCGCTTCTCGAAACGCCTCGTGTTCTCCCAGTGGGCGGTGGCGCCGAAGTCGATCTCGATCCTGGTGAGCAACCGCTCCCAGTCGCTGGCCCGTGATGCGGCGCGAAGCGTGCGAGGGGACAGCTGGCAACCGCTGAGGTATCCGCTGCGCCCGGGCGTCCGGAAGGAATCCGGGTCGCTGTCCAAGGTGTGGACGTGGGGGATGGCCTATCCCTCCTGGGTCCTGGCGGAGCTCGGCGACGTCACCGGGTACACGCGGCGGACCGGACAGAGCCTTCCCGTCGATCCGGACGAGCAGCGTCGGGACGTGGCCGAGCGCCTGCGCCCCCGACTCGCGGAACTCGCCGAGCGGTTCGGCGAGGGCCGCGGCGCGGTGGACGCTCGATGGTACGGCGTCGCCGGGGTCCTGCTGGATCGCCTGGCGGCCACGGTGTCGGGTGCGCCATGGGTGGGCCCCGCGCGCCTTGGCCTGGTGGGCAGCCTGCCCGGGAATTCCGAGGGGATCCATGCTCATCTGGAAGCGCTCGACGACCCCGGGACCCTTGGTGCCCAGCCCGACGATCTCGCCGACCGGTTGGCCCAGCTGGCGCTGGCGGCGCCGGGAGTGTGCGCTCTGAGGGCACTGGCGGGCGTGGAGTCGGGGGACTCGAGTGAGCAATGGTCGGATGCGCTGCGGTGGAAGCCGGTGCGAAGCGGGGCGTTGCGGATCGGTTGGGCGATGCTCAGACTGTTCGACCGGGCCGAGATCCAGGCCGCCATCTGGGCCGGGTTCCAGGTGGACCACGGCCGCCGACTGGCCGAGGAGGATCCTGAATCCAGGTCCCAGGCATACCTGAGAGCGGCGCTGGACCAATGCCTGGCCGGGGACCTGGATGCTGTCTTTTCGGAGTACCTTCACCAGATCGGCGAGGCCGTCGGCATGTTCGAGTCCGGACGCGGGACTGACGCGATGACCAGGGTCGTCGACGAGGTCGTCTCAGCGCTGACCATCAAGACTGCCAACCAGCAGCTGCGGCCACTGACCGTTCAGGACGGTCGGGTCATGGAGGCCGAGCCCGAGAAGATGCCGTGCCGTTTCGCGCTGAGATACGGAGATGCGGCTGCCACCGATCAGGCGGAGAACCGGTCGGAGATGGTGCGCACTGCTTTCAATTCGCCGTTCTGGCCGTTCGCCCTGGCGACCACCTCCGCCGGCCAGGAGGGGATCGACTTCCATCGGTACTGCCGCTGTGTCGTCCACTGGAATCTGCCCAGTAATCCCGTCGATCTGGAGCAGCGCGAGGGGCGGGTCCATCGCTACAAGTGCCTGGCAGTGCGGCAGAACGTCGCGTCCACGTGGGGCCCCGACGTCAGGGTCTGGCAATCGCACGACCCCTGGAAGACCGTGTTCAGGATCGCCGAGGAGGCGGTCGCATCATCCGGTGCGGGCGATGAGATGCGACCGCTGTGGGTGTGGTCGCCGGATTCCGGCGACGGCGTCCGTATTGAGCGACGTGTCCTGCCGCTACCCCTCAGCCGGGAGCAGGGCCAGTACCGCCGTCTGGTGAGGATGCTCGGGAGCTATCGGATGGCCTTCGGCCAACCACGGCAGGAGGAGCTGCTCGCAGTGCTGGGTCCTGATGCCGATGACGCCGACCTGGCGCGGGCGGCGATGATCGACCTGACACCCAACGACCCGGCAGCGTCTACAGGCCCGTGGCCTCCAGAGCGGCCCGGACGTGAAGGGCGGTCGTCGGGAAGACCGCGACCGGTGAGTCCGCCCGGCCGATGA
- a CDS encoding helix-turn-helix transcriptional regulator, giving the protein MGAGRLGDYLRARRALLQPEDVGLVAGSRRRVEGLRREEVAILAGISPEYYLRLEQGRDTNPSRQVVAALAKALKLDADAAAYLDLIARATNLTKRHRVEKPNPDIQAMIDMWPRTAAYLQGGSFTVLASNPLAAALSRHFWIGANPMRAAFLESDMRRLYRDWEAMTAKAVPFLRSVVVERDDDPAVQELIGELSLRSDRFRTLWARHDVKVDDRGDTLFLHPQVGPLDLRFQKFLLPDSRQILVTYHAQPGSASERAFTMLAESARADKG; this is encoded by the coding sequence ATGGGAGCTGGCAGGCTGGGAGACTACTTGCGCGCGCGACGAGCGCTGCTCCAGCCCGAGGACGTCGGTCTGGTCGCCGGGTCGCGGCGTCGGGTCGAAGGTCTGCGCCGGGAAGAGGTGGCGATCCTGGCGGGGATCAGCCCTGAGTACTACCTTCGCCTTGAGCAGGGCCGTGACACCAACCCCAGTCGTCAGGTTGTTGCGGCGCTTGCCAAGGCATTGAAGCTCGACGCCGATGCAGCCGCCTATCTCGACCTGATCGCGCGGGCGACGAATCTGACGAAGCGCCACCGCGTCGAGAAGCCCAACCCGGACATCCAGGCGATGATCGACATGTGGCCGCGGACTGCCGCTTATCTCCAGGGCGGTAGCTTCACCGTGCTCGCGTCGAACCCCCTTGCCGCCGCGCTGAGCAGGCACTTCTGGATCGGCGCGAACCCGATGCGGGCCGCTTTCCTCGAATCCGACATGAGGCGGCTCTATCGGGACTGGGAGGCCATGACGGCGAAAGCCGTGCCGTTCCTCCGTTCTGTCGTCGTGGAGCGGGATGACGACCCGGCCGTACAGGAACTCATCGGCGAGCTGAGTCTGCGGAGCGACCGCTTTCGCACCCTGTGGGCTCGCCACGATGTGAAGGTCGATGATCGGGGCGACACGCTGTTCCTTCATCCACAGGTCGGCCCCCTCGATCTGCGATTTCAGAAATTCCTCCTCCCCGACTCGCGCCAGATTCTCGTGACCTATCACGCCCAGCCGGGAAGCGCGTCGGAGCGCGCCTTCACAATGCTGGCTGAGTCCGCTCGGGCCGACAAGGGGTAG
- a CDS encoding NAD-dependent epimerase/dehydratase family protein, producing the protein MKETSHMSANVLVTGGSGFLGAHTIVQLLNSGHRVRTTVRSLRREAEVRGMVAVGGGERGRAS; encoded by the coding sequence ATGAAGGAGACATCTCACATGAGCGCCAACGTCCTGGTCACCGGGGGCTCCGGGTTCCTCGGAGCACACACCATCGTTCAACTGCTGAATTCCGGACACCGCGTCAGAACCACGGTTCGCTCCCTGCGACGCGAGGCAGAGGTGCGCGGCATGGTCGCGGTCGGCGGGGGCGAGCGCGGGCGAGCATCTTGA
- a CDS encoding NAD-dependent epimerase/dehydratase family protein, which yields MAADLTADAGWAVATRGIDYVLHVASPFPSTQPEDDDELIVPARDGALRVLSAARDAGVKRVVMTSSFAAIGYGHTTEGPFDETVWTDTNAPIRAYIKSKTIAERAAREFMDREGGLLELTVINPTGIFGPALGPDYSGSLGLINALLTRQMPFLPDVSFGVVDVRDAADLHLRAMTSPDAAGERFIASGGVASLADMAGSLRADLGAAASKVPTRRIPTWMLRPLATFVPSLRELSSDAGIRRMPALGKAARVLGWEARPIRQTVIDTARSLLALQEANAD from the coding sequence GTGGCAGCAGACCTGACCGCAGACGCCGGGTGGGCCGTTGCGACGCGGGGTATCGACTACGTGCTCCATGTCGCATCTCCATTCCCCTCGACCCAGCCCGAAGACGACGATGAGCTGATCGTCCCTGCACGAGACGGAGCACTGCGAGTCCTCAGTGCCGCACGCGACGCCGGGGTGAAGCGCGTCGTGATGACGTCCTCCTTCGCAGCAATCGGATATGGGCACACCACGGAGGGCCCCTTCGATGAGACGGTCTGGACTGATACCAACGCACCGATTCGCGCCTACATCAAGTCGAAAACGATCGCTGAACGCGCGGCCAGGGAATTCATGGATCGGGAAGGCGGCCTCCTCGAACTGACGGTCATCAACCCGACGGGCATCTTCGGCCCGGCTCTCGGTCCGGACTACTCGGGCTCGCTCGGTCTCATCAATGCACTCCTGACACGCCAGATGCCGTTTCTGCCCGACGTGAGCTTCGGCGTCGTGGACGTGCGCGACGCCGCCGACCTGCATTTGCGGGCGATGACCAGCCCTGACGCGGCAGGTGAACGCTTCATTGCATCGGGCGGGGTCGCGTCCCTGGCAGACATGGCGGGCAGCCTTCGCGCCGACCTCGGCGCGGCTGCCTCCAAGGTTCCGACGCGGCGAATCCCGACCTGGATGTTGAGACCACTCGCAACCTTTGTCCCATCCCTTCGGGAACTCTCATCCGACGCGGGCATACGGCGCATGCCCGCTCTCGGCAAGGCCGCGCGAGTGCTCGGCTGGGAAGCCCGGCCGATACGCCAAACTGTCATCGACACAGCTCGCAGCCTCCTGGCACTGCAGGAGGCGAATGCGGACTGA
- a CDS encoding aspartate/glutamate racemase family protein has protein sequence MKTIGVLGGMSWKSSADWYRMANEQVHETLGGYHSAPILLDSLDFAEIEALQESGDWEDAGAILAEHAKRLEAAGAGLIVLCTNTMHIVADRITAAIGVPFLHIGDTTAEAITAAGLSTVGVLGTSFTMEQPFYRDRLAAHGITSLVPEDADRATVHRIIFDELVHGIVTDQSRRAYREVIRRLVDRGAEGIILGCTEIELLIGRADSTVPVFPTTALHVRAALEAAGL, from the coding sequence ATGAAGACGATCGGCGTGCTGGGCGGGATGAGCTGGAAGTCCTCGGCGGACTGGTACCGGATGGCCAACGAGCAGGTCCACGAGACGCTCGGCGGATACCACTCGGCGCCGATTCTCCTGGACTCGCTGGACTTCGCCGAGATCGAGGCCCTGCAGGAGAGTGGCGACTGGGAGGACGCCGGTGCCATCCTCGCCGAGCATGCGAAACGTCTCGAGGCGGCAGGGGCCGGGCTCATCGTGCTGTGCACCAACACCATGCACATCGTCGCCGACCGCATCACCGCAGCCATCGGCGTCCCCTTCCTCCACATCGGCGACACCACCGCCGAGGCCATCACCGCCGCCGGTCTGTCGACGGTCGGGGTGCTCGGCACCTCGTTCACCATGGAGCAGCCGTTCTACCGCGACCGGCTCGCTGCGCATGGCATCACGTCGCTGGTCCCCGAAGATGCCGATCGGGCCACCGTCCACCGGATCATCTTCGACGAACTGGTTCACGGCATCGTGACCGACCAGTCACGCCGCGCCTACCGGGAGGTCATCAGGCGCCTCGTCGACCGCGGGGCCGAAGGGATCATTCTCGGCTGCACCGAGATCGAACTGCTCATCGGCCGGGCGGACTCGACGGTCCCGGTCTTCCCGACGACCGCCCTTCATGTGAGGGCAGCGCTGGAGGCGGCGGGGCTTTAG
- a CDS encoding DNA-3-methyladenine glycosylase I has translation MDVITGPDGRSRCAWVGEDPEYRRYHDQEWGVALHGDRALFEKMSLEGFQAGLSWITILRKRPRFREAFAGFDPLRVAAFGQTDVERLMADAGIVRNRSKIEATIANAALVADMADGELDRLIWSFAPSDSAGLGVHPASMEDVPAVTPESTALSKELRRRGFRFVGPTTVYALMQSAGMVDDHLAGCWRAE, from the coding sequence GTGGACGTGATCACCGGACCAGATGGCCGTTCGCGCTGTGCGTGGGTGGGGGAGGATCCGGAGTACCGCCGCTACCACGACCAGGAGTGGGGTGTGGCGCTGCACGGCGATCGCGCACTGTTCGAGAAGATGTCGCTGGAGGGCTTCCAGGCCGGCCTGTCGTGGATCACGATCCTGCGCAAGCGCCCGCGGTTCCGCGAGGCCTTCGCGGGCTTCGACCCGCTGCGGGTCGCAGCCTTCGGCCAGACGGACGTCGAGCGGCTCATGGCCGACGCCGGTATCGTCCGCAACCGCTCCAAGATCGAGGCCACCATCGCCAACGCGGCTCTGGTGGCAGACATGGCCGACGGGGAGCTTGACCGCCTCATCTGGTCCTTCGCGCCCTCCGACTCGGCGGGACTCGGCGTGCATCCCGCCTCGATGGAGGACGTGCCGGCCGTGACTCCCGAGTCGACGGCACTGAGCAAGGAACTGCGCAGGCGCGGGTTCCGCTTCGTCGGCCCGACCACGGTGTACGCGCTGATGCAGTCGGCCGGGATGGTCGACGACCACCTGGCCGGATGCTGGCGGGCAGAATGA
- a CDS encoding methyltransferase domain-containing protein produces the protein MAWDPEQYVKFVAERERFFHDLVARVGATEPGIVLDVGCGPGSATATLLDRWPASTVVGVDASVEMIAAAAALRRRTDVGGSLEFSVEDAHGVDVSHADVVISNAMLQWIPDHRDLLRHWAATMRCGAWLAFQVPGNFDAPSHRLMRETAADGPWAAVLRGVLRGPESVDDAQGYAALLMEQGHTVDAWETTYIQWLTGRDPVLEWVKGTGLRPATATLERNAPDLVQPFVRAYAARLRDAYPARLIETADGWDHLTALPFRRIFVVAHKP, from the coding sequence ATGGCCTGGGATCCGGAGCAGTACGTCAAGTTCGTCGCGGAGAGGGAGCGCTTCTTCCACGATTTGGTCGCGCGCGTCGGCGCCACGGAGCCGGGGATAGTGCTCGACGTCGGCTGCGGACCTGGCAGCGCGACCGCCACCCTGCTGGACCGATGGCCTGCGTCCACCGTGGTCGGCGTCGACGCCTCGGTGGAGATGATCGCAGCCGCCGCGGCACTGCGGCGCAGAACCGACGTCGGGGGAAGTCTGGAGTTCTCAGTGGAAGATGCTCACGGCGTGGACGTGTCCCACGCGGACGTGGTGATCAGCAACGCCATGCTGCAGTGGATTCCGGATCATCGCGACCTGCTTCGGCACTGGGCCGCCACCATGAGGTGCGGCGCCTGGCTGGCCTTCCAGGTCCCGGGCAACTTCGATGCACCGAGCCACCGGCTGATGCGGGAGACAGCGGCCGACGGCCCCTGGGCCGCTGTCCTGCGCGGCGTCCTCCGGGGCCCCGAGAGCGTGGACGATGCACAGGGCTACGCAGCCCTGCTGATGGAGCAGGGCCACACGGTGGACGCCTGGGAGACCACCTACATCCAGTGGCTCACGGGCCGCGACCCGGTGCTCGAATGGGTCAAGGGCACCGGTCTGCGCCCGGCCACGGCGACATTGGAACGCAATGCCCCCGACCTGGTGCAACCGTTCGTCCGGGCCTACGCCGCACGACTTCGTGACGCCTATCCGGCGAGGCTCATCGAGACGGCCGACGGCTGGGATCACCTGACCGCCCTGCCGTTCCGGCGGATCTTCGTGGTGGCCCACAAACCCTGA
- a CDS encoding integrase catalytic domain-containing protein yields MDRELSMAARREITKKYAHQYRAASKKDKSVLLDSLTATTGWTRDHARRAIRAALTRKGAASQQKRRPRPRKYSYDAVKVLQHVWSVTGQPSGKYLAPVMDDTLNRLERFKEFGKVTRRATPAVLTELRSMSAATIDRYLKPFKDAAYPAAGLSATRPAPHILRAAVPLRTSLDGPITDPGLVEVDTVAHCGHTLVGEFLWTLSATLPVSGYTVLTTVKNKAFVHIGAGMDRIVDQMPVPVAEVHVDNGSEFINWGLIDWAKGHDIAMSRSRPYKKNDNAHVEQRNGDWVRRHAFRYRYETATELQLLNQLWPLVMARKNHLLPCVKAIGWTTTSAGRKKRVYDKPKTPYQRLVDSGVLDPATRARLAAEHDRLNPADLARRITDIQNQLIRLAERRTQTDQPAA; encoded by the coding sequence ATGGATCGGGAGCTGTCGATGGCCGCACGCCGTGAGATCACCAAGAAGTACGCCCACCAGTACCGGGCCGCATCGAAGAAGGACAAGTCGGTGCTGCTGGACTCCCTGACCGCCACCACAGGCTGGACCCGTGACCACGCCCGCCGCGCGATCCGGGCAGCCCTGACGCGGAAAGGTGCCGCGTCCCAGCAGAAGCGCCGGCCCCGGCCCCGCAAGTACTCCTACGACGCCGTGAAGGTCCTCCAGCACGTGTGGAGCGTGACGGGTCAGCCCTCCGGGAAGTACCTGGCCCCCGTGATGGACGACACCCTGAACAGGCTGGAACGCTTCAAGGAGTTCGGGAAAGTCACCCGCCGGGCCACCCCCGCGGTGCTGACCGAACTGCGCTCCATGTCGGCGGCCACCATCGACAGGTACCTGAAACCCTTCAAGGACGCCGCCTACCCGGCCGCCGGCCTGTCAGCCACCCGACCCGCCCCTCACATCCTGCGTGCCGCGGTGCCGCTGCGCACCAGCCTGGACGGGCCGATCACCGATCCCGGGCTGGTAGAGGTCGACACCGTGGCCCACTGCGGCCACACCCTGGTCGGGGAATTCCTGTGGACCTTGTCGGCCACCCTGCCCGTCTCCGGCTACACGGTCCTGACCACGGTCAAGAACAAGGCATTCGTCCACATCGGGGCCGGCATGGACCGGATCGTCGACCAGATGCCCGTGCCCGTGGCGGAGGTCCACGTCGACAACGGGTCGGAGTTCATCAACTGGGGCCTCATCGACTGGGCGAAGGGCCACGACATCGCGATGTCCCGCTCGCGGCCCTACAAGAAGAACGACAACGCCCACGTCGAGCAGCGCAACGGCGACTGGGTCCGCCGCCACGCCTTCAGATACCGCTACGAGACCGCAACCGAGCTTCAGCTGCTCAACCAGTTGTGGCCCCTGGTGATGGCCCGCAAGAACCACCTACTGCCCTGCGTCAAGGCCATCGGCTGGACCACCACCTCCGCGGGGCGCAAGAAGCGGGTCTACGACAAGCCCAAGACCCCTTACCAGCGGCTGGTCGACTCCGGTGTCCTGGACCCCGCCACACGGGCCCGCCTGGCAGCCGAGCACGACAGGCTCAACCCCGCCGATCTGGCCCGGCGGATCACCGACATCCAGAACCAGCTCATCCGCCTAGCCGAACGTCGCACCCAGACCGACCAACCCGCCGCCTGA